Genomic window (Oncorhynchus mykiss isolate Arlee chromosome 28, USDA_OmykA_1.1, whole genome shotgun sequence):
ccatTGAACATTTATGGAGGgatctgaaaacagcagttggGAGAAGGCACCCTTCAAATCTGGGAGAACTAGAACAGTTTGCTCAATTTGGAGTGGACCAAACTGCCAGTACAGAGGTGCTTATCGATGGCTATAGGAAGCGCTTGATTGCAGGTATTTTGATTGCAGTTACTTGAAAAAAATGCAAGGGTTCCCATATTTTGGCTACGACTGTAGCCATCGCAGATTAATAACCTTTAATAACATctatccaggcgttgtaagatctggcaggcGTCAGCAACGCCTGGCAGAGAAACACGCCCCGTTACTTCCAAGTATGGGTAGAGGCGGCCCAATTTGGCGACCAGAATATGGGCGAGTGGGTGTGtcaaactgtgtttgtgtgtgtgtgtgtgtgtgtgcgcgcgcgcgcgcatgtATGGAAAATCAATCAGCTAATTGGGCAGAATTGTTGCCACTTAAGACCGTTTTGCGTGACTGATTGGGCTGCACGACAAGTCAATAAGACTGCAACCAGTGCACCAGTGATGTATCAACCTGCCTGCCGATGGGAAGTGTTTCCTACTGGGCATTACGCTGCGGTCGTGTCGCCGGCGGGAGCTAACGTGGCCATTTTTTTCCCCTCCCATGATTTATTTTCAAGTAGAATAGCAGCCTACACAAGAAATAACAAATATTGATAACCATCTAGATGTCACATTGATACATACATAGCCTACAAACTACTACTCAATGGGAAGGGCATGAACGCAACAAAACCGGGACACAGTGCCCGTTGCTCTTGCTTGACAAGCACCAGCCTACTGATGGGTTTAGTGTTGCTTCACGCATACCACGCATGAAGCAACACTACACCTATCATCGGTAAAATTAACAATGTCTTCAAAACAGAAGTCCAAACTCTTGCGGTACGGTAGCTCAATGTACAGCAGTTCATACAAAACAGCTCAATCAAAACCATCTCATCAATggagttaaggtcagggctctgtgcaggccagtcaagttcttccacaccgatctcgacaaaccatttctgtacggatctcgctttgtgcaccgAGGCATTGtactgctgaaacaggaaagggccttctccaaacaattgccacaaagttggaagcacagaatcgcctggaatgtcattgtatgctgtagcgttaagatttcccttcactggaattaaggggcctagctcaaatcacgaaaaacagccccataccattattcctcccccaccaaactttacagttggcactttgTATTGGGgcatgtagcgttctcctggaatctgccaaacccagattcgcctGTCAGACTTCCAGAttgtgaagcatgattcatcactccagagaacgcatttccattGGTCCAGAGTAgcgctcggccatggaaacccatttcatgaagctcccaacaaacaattattgtgcttacattacttccagaggcagtttggaactcagtagtgagtgttgcatctgaggacagacgatttttacacccTACGCTCTTCAGctctcggtggtcccgttctgtgagcttgtgtggcctaccactttgtggctgagccaatgttgctcctagacattaccacttcacaataacaacacttacagttgaccggggcagcaaTTTGACTAATtgagttgttggaaaggtggcatcctatgacggtgcaacattgaaagtcacggagctcttcagtaaggccattctactgacaatgtttgtctatggagattgcatggcggtgtgctcgattttatacacctctcaaacgggtgtggctgaaatagccgaattcacTCATTttaagaggtgtccacatactttcgtaTATATATGGCGTGTAAAAACATGTTAAATATGTCAATTGTAATCTCAATCTGTAATGTCTTTTCGTGTGTCAACccacagtaagactagctgtcgccattggcgtcagctaatggggatcctaataaatcaaattagTTCTGGGTCCGCTCCAAAGACCAAGTGCTAATGCTGCATTCGTAACCAAGTGGAAAGGTGGAAATTACCAATTGGAAGTTCTAAATATCAGTTGGATACATTCACTACTGTCAATCCGTCTGCGTTGGCAGTGATACGGCCTCTGGGCATTCATACGTTGTGCACTGCACCGAACTAGTGATtttgtttatacaggacctcccaccCACCATCAGGTCAAAGCCCACcatgtaacagtattgcttccgtccctctcctcaccccagggaccctctgcacactaGTCACCCACGGAGCAACTTtatccatcgctccacaaaagccacggcccttgcagagcaaggggaactacaaGGTCTCAGaatgacgtcaccgattgaaacggtATTAGGGCACACCCCACTAGCTAGCCATTTGACACCGGTTACATCCACATAGCAACATTTGGGAAGCACACAGCAATGTGGCACTTGATGTCCTCTGAAGGTTCTGCTATTTCATCACACCGTCCCTACAGAGCCTTGGGCACATTAAGCATAAAATGGCTTTAATGGGCAACAAGCAGCAACCATAAACTTAAAGTACAGCCATCACATCATAGTCGTTCAATAACCTTAAAGCTTTGTTTCTTTCATCTGCCGAAAAGCAGGGAATTTTCTTAGGAGACTTAAGCGCTCAGGGATGATTCGTTTCCCACTGGTCTTTACTAGATGGGCATTTAAATAGATTTTGCCCAGTTGTACGTGGTAAATGCCACGCTTGGTCATGAATGCAGGGCGTCATGCATCTCATAATCTTGTAGTTCCTTATGCTACAGAAGAGTCATTTTACACATGCTACATGACAGGAGTGCTGAGAACAGAGGGTCAGACTAACACATGCTGGCAGCAGAACATTGTACGTGCTCCCGAGGCAGCGGCTTAGACCGCTAAACCACCCCAGAACCATAATTTGACAAACCTATTGCTTGACTTAATGATCCAGGGGCAAGCATTGATGCAAACTTATAAATTGAAGAGCTAAAGACAAAATCAAATAAGCAAACTACGGATGTAATGTTTTTATTTGCATTGGCCATGGTAATGTGAAATGGAACAGCAGATGAGCAACATTCAAAACAACTTGAATTCACAATTCTTTAAAAAAGGACCAAGAACTTGGTTAGTGGTTTAAGCCAAAGGTTGGTCAATTGCCATCAGAGTGAATTGCATTCAAGTTCCACAGTCGACTTCCTGCACAGCACCCTTCAATCCAGTGAGGTGCCATCTTGTGTGACTGGAAAGACTGTTCACAGCAGTGCCTCATTCAGAAAGCGTGCATTTCCTGTCTTTACTTTTGCAAGTACCACCAGTGCCCATAGAGATGTCTGTTGTAGCCTCCTGCAGCTCTTTGGGATGGACTGCCACCGAGTCTGAGGTCTCACCCGGTGTCAATTTTGAGCAGAGTGTCGTGGAGTCCGTTGCCAAGCTGATAACTTCCTTAGTAGGGACAACAATCAGGGGCCCCAAGATGGTAGTCTTGCTCCACTCTGAAATAAAATTCTGATTTAGCTAAACCTCAAGTTAATTTTAGAAAACATTTATTGGTTGTCACAATGACATTCAAACAGTTCAAGTGTTCAAAATCTTTCCTGAATTCTAGCTAGAGCACATTGCTGGACCATTAATCTTAACATGCAACCAAAAATCACATGGGAGAAAAGCATAGGCTGGAGCAAAAgccagtacatagtaaacatgcaATGAATCTAGGTTGCCTCCGATTGGCTTTGCATCATCCGTAACCCACCTTCTGTTGTGTCCGTTCCCCTCTTCCAGGAACCAGAGTAAGGCTTTTTGGATCTGGGCTCAACCTTTTGGAGCTGCTCTGTGCGCTGGCCTGGGCGAATGCGGAAGCTGGATGAATTTGGTTTGGGAGTAGTAGTCTTGGTGTTGGTTCTGGTCATGGGGGCAGTAGGCTCCGCAAAGCGTTTGGAGACTACACAACTTATACAGACCTGGTCGTTCCCATCTGCTGACCTCCAGCTGGAATGAGATTAAGATCTGGTTCGATTGCAGCTCAAAGTTAAATAACTTGCCCTCATTAAGGCCATGCACAGTAAATACTTGACAGTATCCATCCGTTAACctaacaatattttttttaaggtCTAATTCTACAGTCAATATTGTACATAATGAAATCCCCTGGCAGTGCTAATGAAGAAACCATTAATGTTTGCAGCCTACATACACAATTCAGTTTTAACAAGAGGCAGGATGCCCATTCTCCATCTCATACCTGTTCTCAATGAAGGAGCACGCTCGACTCCTTGATTTCACAGAAAACATGGCAGGGACAGCTTTCAGATGGCAGGTGATGAAGATCTGTGGTGACAGAATGGATATCAGAATGGCCAAAAAGGTGCAGAACATGACAAGACTAAACACAGGAGTGGGCACTTGCCAAATTGGAATCCTTCTGGTAGAATCTGAAGGCATCCAGCATGATATGCAGCTTGTCATCCTGGACCCTGGGCATGTACCGTGAATTAGAGCCGGTCAGCTGGGCGTCAGTGAGGCATCTAATTAGGCAAGACAGGGAGCTAGGTGTTTAGGGAAAGGAATTAGCCAACTAGATGGCTTTCTACTATTGTTTACCGAACCACAGTTGAGCCAACAGCCAAGCATTGGAAAAAATTAAAATGTATCCTACGGCAAGCTGAAGCAACCATCAGTCAATACCTTCTAGATGACCTTACCCATAGTACTCTATGAAGTTGTGTCTAGGGTTTGAGTCTGCGTCAGGAGTTGCCGTGGCCACACAATGCTCCACATACACGCGGAAGGGCATGTGGTTGCCCATGGTGACAGCTGCCTCCAGGTGTATGGTGTCACCCAGAAAGTAGACATTTGATCCCCTTTCAGAGCGCCAGTCATCTGTAGAGAAGATGGGGATGAGCATGTGCAACCAGACAGCCATTTGGGGATGCTTATACTAGTGTGTAATACCTAATGTTATTGGTTTGAATTTCATAATACACCAGTCACATTGAAAGGAGATTGATGCAAACATTATCAAATGGTTTATGCTGATGATATGGACACTGGTCTACACTGGCAACTTGCACACTGAGTGCATGTTTGTGTGAAAAGGTTAAGGTCCATGAATAACTGAAAATGTACAAGTTAATGAAGTGAACACAACAAATATCCTACCCGTGATGAGGCGGAGGCTGAATTGCAGATGGTCCTCAGCAGTCACTGTTGAGGCAAAGGGGATCCAGGTGGGAGCCAGGGCAGCACTGTCAACAGCATACCTCCTAAAACACATTCACATTATTTAAGTGTTTAAAAACCCATCATCAAAATACTAGGCATCGATGTTTACTACAGGTAACTCACCTTCCGTAATGGCATTCGATGGGAATCACAGCCAATTCAAATCTGACGACACCAGAAGAGGGTGCAGGTGAATAGCTGAGAATATTGGAATAAACCAGCTCCGTCTCCATAAACTGTGGAAGAGGTGGAGAGGTTAGGGGTGTTATATGTGCAGCTTGAAGATTCATAATGGAAGTACTGCAAATTTGTTTCCTCAAGTTACAACTTGAGTGCTGTGTATATGCAGATAAACTCCTGAACCACAAACCTTAGGCTAACAATATAAACTCTGCAAAAAAGAAAGCATACTGTCACCTGCATTTATTTAAAGCAAACTTAGTGTAAATCTTTGTATGAACATAAAATGCAACTActaagacaaactgaacaagttccagacatcactaacagaaatggaataatgtgtcactGAACAGAGGGGGTGGGGTCAAAAAtcaagtcagtatctggtgtggccaccagcttcaTTAAGTACTGCACTAGATTTGTCaattattgctgtgagatgttaccccactcttccaccaaggcacctgcaagttcccagacatttctgtgtgtgtagggggggcctagcccctccgatccaacaggtcccagacctgCTCAATGGGGATCTGGGCTtgttgctggccatggcagaccactgacattcctgtatggctggtggcatggtcatgctggagggtcatgtcaggatgagcctgcaggaagggtaccacatgagggaggaagatgtcttccctgtaacgcagcGTTGAGTGCCTGCAATGACAAGTTAAGTCTGATGCTgggacaccgccccagaccataagACCagccacctccaaatcaatcatgcgccagagtacaggcctcagtgtaacgctcattccagCAACTAAGCGCGATTCCGACCaacacccctggtgagacaaacccacgactcgtcagtgaataGCACTTTGCCAGTCctacggtgggtttgtgcccataggcgacgctgTTGCCGGTGAGGACCTGCCTCATAAGCCCACAGTCCAGCCTCTCAGACTATTGTGGACagtgagcactgatggagggatagtGTACCTGGTGTACTCgtgcagttgttgccatcctgtacctgtcccgcaggtgtgatgttcggatgtaccgatcctgttcaggtgttacacatggtctgtcactgcaaggacaatcagctgtccatcctgtatCCCccgtcttaggcatctcacagcaTGGACactgcaatttatttccctggccccGTCCGCAgtcacgttcacacagatgagtaGGGACTCCAGGAATCTTTCCTCTGGAGTTTGAGTCAGTCAAAAGGCATCTTTAGTGACCTAAGTTCTCATAATTATccaccatctgtaagctgttagtgtcttaatgaccattccacaggtgcatgttcattaattgtttatggctcattgaacaagcatgggaagcgGCGTTTAAACTCTATACAAATGAAGATATGTGACGTTATTCTGATTTTTAAGAATTCTTTGagagacagggtcctgaaaaagggacgtttcttttttgctgggTTTATCATGGCCTTAGGCGGTGTGCCCCTTTCTCGCCATGGATTCACGAAACCATTTGCAGCTGCGGAGTCCATGGCTACCTTCCTGTCCATGGAAGCGTTTCAGGACATTCTTTAGATAGCCCTTTAGCTCAGCCCCCCTGCAAGAGTCCCATAGCCTTGTGTAAATTGTTTAATACGTGAACCTAATTAGCATACTTAGAACTGTGGCACGATTAACTTAAAATTAAGCTGCAATTTTCGAAAAACTTACTGCGAGTTTGGTTCCACATGCGGTCAACTGGGCAAAGATGATAAACTCTGCCTCCCCCGTTGGAACCGCACTGCAAGAATCTTCAACGCCCTTGCTACCCATTTGATTGGAACCTAGGTGCAAATCGCTGCCGTCCACCAGAATGCCTATGTCAAATAGGTCAGCTTTCACCACGACTTCAAGAGAATCTTCGTGGCACTTCACGAGGACTGTTCTCGGCCTAGGAGGACTGGTTGGCTCTTCACTCGGTTTAAAGGATTGGGCCTGACTGACATCTTTATAACTATAACCACGAGGATTAAAAGGCTGATAACAATCAGAGAGGAAAGAAATTGACAGCAGGGTCGCGACCCACCACGGAGATTTTTGCATAAACTCCATTTGTGAGCTTGCAATCTGAATGTAGTTTGGCGGCTTCGCAGACTCACTAAATTGCTTAAACCGAATTACAAACATTTATATGACAAAAATCTCCAAGCATAGACCAATCATTGAGAACAGGTGGGGTTACCGCACCTGTGTCAAATCAGCGCTAATTAAAGATGAAAAAGTCCTGTGtaacctaatgaatttattttgacAGTACCGTGCACCTTCCACTGGGTGTCAGTGGTACATTTCCATTGAATGATAATGACTGATATTTGTCTGTGTAGGCTGTTATGGCCAGGCAGCATGTCTGTTATGGCCAGGCAGCATGTCGTAATACAAATATACAAAATATAGACTGCTTTGTACTCGCCATCTTCTCAACTCGCCATCTTCTCAACTTAAATTGCTGACCAACCTCACCCTTTCACCGACGGTGCAGTCTAATGTACCAACCTTGTCCTCGTGCCCATCACATAAACCTAGCATGGATGTCGTTCGAAAACATCCAACAATGCTCACAAATGGACATGTTATTCCTCGTCAACATAGTCTTTATAAATTCACACCTGTTTGAATTTATTGAGGTAAGACATTTATTACCCAAAGGATAACTTATTATTGCACCTGGCCTAGCTACTAATAATGGGAAGAACATAGGCCAATATAGCCGAACATTAGGCCATTTGTGAGCTCAAACCGAATGCAAAAATCTGACTTTCGAACAATGTGTCAGTCAGCATTTTCGACTGCATGCGGGCTCTCGAGAGTGAAAAAAGGACCAATGAGTGGGAGTCACTTGGCTGTGTTCAGTTAAAACCATACCACCCCCGAAAATAATAGAGTATAGGAAGGCCTAGTAGTAAACTACATGTCATCATGTCTGCTTAATCTATACGCCTACACAAATGTATAGTCGTTTCTGAACTTTCTCTCTGGTCTTCACTTCGGCCTCAAAATAACCGGCCACATATTCCACACAGTTACAGTAGGCTATGATTCCAAGTGAAATTAATATAATTGACCAGTGTAGGCCTACAAGAAAGAGCATATTGGGTGGTTTGGGCACCACCCAAGTCAGTGATATGGGGTTACCACTGTGTATTTTCCTGGAAATAAATCTTACTGTTTCCCATCATTTAACTCAGTTTAATGTATTGACTATAtatggcaacacacacacactattcttgTGGGGGCCAAACAatttattcc
Coding sequences:
- the LOC110508873 gene encoding zona pellucida sperm-binding protein 3, which codes for MEFMQKSPWWVATLLSISFLSDCYQPFNPRGYSYKDVSQAQSFKPSEEPTSPPRPRTVLVKCHEDSLEVVVKADLFDIGILVDGSDLHLGSNQMGSKGVEDSCSAVPTGEAEFIIFAQLTACGTKLAFMETELVYSNILSYSPAPSSGVVRFELAVIPIECHYGRRYAVDSAALAPTWIPFASTVTAEDHLQFSLRLITDDWRSERGSNVYFLGDTIHLEAAVTMGNHMPFRVYVEHCVATATPDADSNPRHNFIEYYGCLTDAQLTGSNSRYMPRVQDDKLHIMLDAFRFYQKDSNLIFITCHLKAVPAMFSVKSRSRACSFIENSWRSADGNDQVCISCVVSKRFAEPTAPMTRTNTKTTTPKPNSSSFRIRPGQRTEQLQKVEPRSKKPYSGSWKRGTDTTEEWSKTTILGPLIVVPTKEVISLATDSTTLCSKLTPGETSDSVAVHPKELQEATTDISMGTGGTCKSKDRKCTLSE